One genomic segment of Fusobacterium varium includes these proteins:
- a CDS encoding DUF1456 family protein — MLNNDIIRRVRYALNIKDNTMLQIFKSMGCEMTHEELLNLLKREGEEGFEKCNNKTLEAFLDGLIILKRGKQEEKPGEPAHQPTKMNKNNINNIILKKLKIALSFRSENMLEIFKLAGLELSSSELSALFRKEDHKNYRECGDKYIRNFLKGLTIYYRG; from the coding sequence ATGTTAAATAATGATATAATTAGAAGAGTGAGATATGCATTAAATATTAAAGATAATACAATGCTTCAAATTTTTAAATCTATGGGTTGTGAAATGACTCATGAAGAGCTTTTAAACCTTCTTAAAAGAGAGGGAGAAGAGGGATTTGAAAAGTGTAACAATAAGACATTAGAAGCTTTTCTAGATGGATTGATTATCTTAAAAAGAGGAAAACAAGAGGAAAAACCTGGAGAACCAGCTCATCAACCTACAAAAATGAATAAAAACAATATAAATAACATCATTTTAAAAAAGTTGAAAATAGCATTATCTTTTAGAAGTGAAAATATGCTTGAAATTTTTAAGCTAGCTGGATTAGAGTTGTCTTCATCAGAGCTAAGTGCACTATTTAGAAAAGAGGATCATAAAAACTATAGAGAGTGTGGAGATAAATATATAAGAAACTTTTTAAAAGGTCTTACTATTTATTACAGAGGTTAA
- a CDS encoding FprA family A-type flavoprotein — MYCCTGIAKDISWIGVNDRKTERFENYMPLPFGVSYNSYLIKDEKTCVIDAVEFGSASLYIEKLLLGLDGKDLDYIIINHVEPDHSSGLKDILRVFPNVKVVGNAKTLGMLRAFNMEFPDENFVTVKEGDILDLGNHKLTFAMVPMVHWPESMVTYDTTDKILFSNDAFGGFGALDGGIFDDEVNFDFYIDEMRRYYSNIVGKYGVQVTAAIKKLGGLEIRMICPSHGLIWRTDIARVISLYSTWAQLQPEKEGVVIVYGSMYGNTAKMAEILGRELNAQGITEVKIYDASKTDHSFIIAEIWKYKGLIIGSCAHNNSVYPKVQPLLHKLENYGLKNRYLGIFGTMMWSGGGVRGIEAFAEKLKGIEVVGESVEVKGTPKAGDRARLEAVAQEMAAKLIAER; from the coding sequence ATGTATTGTTGTACAGGAATTGCAAAAGATATATCGTGGATAGGAGTTAACGATAGAAAGACAGAAAGATTTGAAAATTATATGCCTTTACCTTTTGGAGTATCATATAACTCATATCTTATCAAAGATGAAAAAACTTGTGTAATTGATGCTGTTGAATTTGGAAGTGCATCACTTTACATTGAAAAACTTTTATTAGGATTAGATGGAAAAGATCTAGACTATATCATCATTAACCACGTAGAACCAGATCATTCAAGTGGATTAAAAGATATTTTAAGAGTTTTCCCAAATGTAAAAGTAGTAGGAAATGCTAAAACTTTAGGAATGTTAAGAGCTTTCAATATGGAATTTCCAGATGAAAACTTTGTAACAGTTAAAGAAGGAGATATCTTAGATTTAGGAAACCACAAATTAACATTTGCTATGGTACCAATGGTACACTGGCCAGAATCAATGGTTACATATGATACTACTGATAAAATCCTTTTCTCAAATGATGCTTTCGGAGGATTTGGAGCTCTTGATGGAGGAATTTTTGATGATGAAGTAAACTTTGATTTCTATATTGATGAAATGAGAAGATACTATTCTAATATTGTTGGAAAATATGGTGTTCAAGTAACAGCTGCTATTAAAAAATTAGGTGGATTAGAAATAAGAATGATTTGTCCTTCACACGGACTTATCTGGAGAACAGATATTGCTAGAGTAATTTCTCTATACAGTACATGGGCACAATTACAACCTGAAAAAGAGGGAGTAGTAATTGTTTACGGAAGTATGTATGGAAATACTGCTAAAATGGCAGAAATTCTTGGAAGAGAATTAAATGCTCAAGGAATAACAGAAGTAAAAATTTATGATGCTTCAAAAACAGATCATTCATTTATCATAGCAGAAATCTGGAAATATAAAGGACTTATTATTGGATCTTGTGCACATAATAACTCAGTATATCCAAAAGTACAACCATTACTACACAAATTAGAAAACTATGGATTAAAAAATAGATATCTAGGAATCTTTGGAACAATGATGTGGAGTGGTGGAGGAGTAAGAGGAATAGAAGCCTTCGCTGAAAAATTAAAAGGAATTGAAGTTGTAGGAGAATCAGTAGAAGTTAAAGGAACTCCAAAAGCTGGAGATAGAGCTAGATTAGAAGCAGTAGCTCAAGAGATGGCAGCTAAACTTATAGCAGAAAGATAA